GGTATTCGACCTCTGGCAGGAAGGCTACCTGCAGATCATAAACGACTACTGCGCCCAGGACGTGGAAGTGACCCGCAACGTGCACCGGATCATCACCGGGCAACCTGTGCTGGAAGAGGCGGTTTAATTTGGTCCCTTCAAACCAGTAAAGTGGTCTGCCCATCTTTGCTGGCTTGAAGGGATAAAGGCCAACCCATGAACCCAGGGAGAAACCATGCACATCGTCAAGCTCGAATCCGAAAATATAAAGCGCCTCAAAGCCGTTTCTATCACTCCCCAGGGGAACATGATCACTATTGGCGGCCAGAATGCCCAGGGCAAGAGCTCGGTTCTGGACTCCATCGCCTATGCCCTTGGCGGAAAGCGGGCTGTGTGTGATCGGCCGGTGAGGGATGGCCAGGACAAGGCCCGGGTGGTCTGCGAGCTGGATGACTTGGTGGTGACTCGGACCTTCACCAAATCTGGCGGCGGTACCCTGACCGTATCCAACAAGGACGGCACCCGCCACACCTCCCCGCAGAGGATCCTGGACCAGTTGACCGGTAAGCTGACCTTTGACCCCCTTGAATTTTGCCGCATGGAGCCCAGGGCCCAGGTAGAGACCTTGAAAGCCCTTGTCGGCCTTGACTTCACAGACATGGATCGCGAGCGCCAGGACCTTTATGATGCACGAACTCAGGTCAATCGGGATATCAAAAAGCTAAGGGCCGCCTTGCAGGATATGCCTGCTCACAATGACCTGCCGCAAAAAGAAATCACCGTTTCCGATCTCATGACTGAGCTCAAAGGCCGGCAGGAACATAACCGGGCCAACCAGGCCAAGAGGGATGAAGTCCATAGCCTGGAAACCAGGATAAGCAAAGGCCAGGAATACGTGACCGACCTGCAAAGTCAGATCGACGAGCTGCAGCGAAAGCTGGAATCCGCCCAGGGACAGCTGGACCAGTTGCAGGACTCCAGGGACGCCTTGCAGGCAGAAGTGGACACCCTGACCGACCAGGACGAGCAGGAGATCCTGGACCGGATGGAAAACGCCCAGGAAATAAACCGCAAAATCCAGCAGGAGCGCGACCGGCTCAGGGCCCACGAAGAGCACGGGACCCTGGAGACCAGGGCCCAGGCCCTGACAAACGAGATCCAGGCCATCGACCAGGCCAAGGCCCGGGCACTGCACGAGGCACACTTTCCGGTTCACGGCCTGTCCTTTGACGATTCCGGCGTGCTCCTAAACGGCCTTCCCTTTTCCCAGGCCAGCCAGGCCGAACAGCTGCGGGTATCCGTGGCCATGGGCTTCGCCCAGAACCCGGGGCTCAAGGTCCTCCTGGTCCGGGACGGATCCTTGCTTGATGAAAACAGCCTGAACCTCCTGGCCGGGCTGGCCAGGGAATATGATGGCCAGGTCTGGATCGAGCGCGTGGGCGAGGAGGACGAGTGCGTGGTGGTTATCGAGGACGGGATGGTCAAATAAGGCTCTCAACGAGCATTTGCAAGAAAGACGATGACCGTAAGCTGAGCTGGATAGTTATATGACAAAGTTGCTTCAGCCTTTGGGACGAAAGATTCCTCATCAGGATATAGCGGAACTGTTTGAAGTTGCCCTGTCAACTGTTCAACGCTATCCTTCCAGGTACGGCGGCATACGCATTGGCGGTCGTGTCCTGTTCTTTGAAAATCTGGTAAGTGAGAAGGTGAGGGAAGAGTATGCCGTACAAGCGAAAACGAGGGTCAAAGATACAGTGGGTGGGCCAGATACGGATTGGAGACAGGCGCGAGACGCGGGTATTCGAAACCAAGAAAAAGGCCAAGGAGTGGGAGAGCGAAAGGCGCGAAGAACTGACCAATCCAGAGCCACCAGCGGAAACCAATCAGCTGGAAGAGACGATCCCTTCAATCTCTTGTCATAAGTGGGCAACACGGTATCTGAGCTTTTGTGTCCGAAAGTACGTCCCAAAGGTCGTTTCCGAGAAACGAAACGTGTTTTCCAGGTTCAACAAAGCCATCGGGCCGGATGAAGACGCTTCAGCGCTTACCTTGAAGCAGATACTGGCCTACATGGAAAACCAGGAACGGTCCGGCCACGCCATCAACAAAGACCTCAAAAACCTGCAAGCGGCCTACAACTGGGGAATCAAATATCTTGGCCTTAAAGCCCCGAATCCTTTTGCCCTGATCGATCGACTCCCGGAGGAAAGGGTGGACAGATATGTGCCACCTGAAGCGGAGTTCTGGAAAGTCTATGAAAAGGCAAAGGGGCAGGACAAGGTTCTGCTCCTTTTTTTTCTGCATACGGCAGCCAGAAGGGGAGAGGTCTACAAGCTGAAATGGTCGGATATTGATTTCTGGTCGCGAAAGATACGACTAGGGACCCGGAAAAACAAGGACAGTTCCATGGAGTATGTCTGGATCCCGATGACCGAGATCCTGGCCGAGACCATGGAAGGGCACAAAAAGACGGCCTTAAGCTCTGAGCATGTTTTCGTCCAGCCCTCTGGACGGCGAAAAGGGCAGCCATACACCGAAAACAGGGGTTTTCCCCAGGACGTGTGTGAAAAGGCCAAAGTGAAGCCTTTTGGATGTCATGCCATTAGGCATCTCACGGCATCCATTCTGGCCCAGAACAATGTGCCCATGAAAGTGATCCAGGAAATTCTGCGGCATAAAAAGCTCTCCACCACGGAAGGCTACGTCCGTGGACTGGAGTCTGTACGGCCGCATTTGGAGCTTTTGAAAGGGGGGCTGAAGAAAAAAGCCGTCCAAAAGCCGTCCAAAAAGAAAAAGGCCAGTGGGGGTGTCCACTGACCTTCTTCTAACACCTTGGAGTGTTTGGAAAAAATGGCGGAGCTGACCGGACTCGAACCGGCGGCCTCCGGCGTGACAGGCCGGCGTTATAACCAGCTTAACTACAGCTCCGCATTCTACGCTGGTTTGGTGGGCGGAACAGGGCTCGAACCTGTGACCCTCGGCTTGTAAGGCCGATGCTCTCCCAGCTGAGCTATCCGCCCCGCCGCGAGAAAAAGAATATAAAGATGACCTTTTTTTTTGTCAACAATTTTTTTCGAGGCCGAAAAAAAATGCCCCAAAAATATTTCGTACCAGAAATGCGAAGGATTTCTAACATTACAACGACAGTTTGGGTACGACAAACGCCTGCAAAGAGCCAGGCGATTCCTTATAGCCCCCATGCTCTGCGTGGGAGCCTTCATGACCGCTCCCGCGGTCTCTTTCTGGACGCCGGAGCGTCCAAAAGAGTTCCCACGCAGAGCGTGGGAACGATAAAAAGCTCGCGCTAACGAAGCATAAAAACGAATTCGATTTCGATACCGATACCGACTGGGAGTGGTTACCCAATCGGATACTGATAACTATTAACGAATAACTCATAACAGTTTTTCATACAAACTGATCGCGCTGATCCAGATCTGGCGGAATTTGGGAGCTCAGATGCGTCAGGACGCAGCGGCAATCTCTTCCTGCAAGCGGCGAACTGTGTCCAAAGGATCCGGGGATTCGCGTATGGGCCGGCCGATGACCACATGATCCGCCCCGCTGGCAATGGCCTGGCCCGCGCTCACCGTCCGCTTCTGGTCGTCCACGGGCCTGTTCTGTACAGGACGGACCCCGGGGACGACCACCAGGAGCCGATCATCCAGATGCTCGCGCAGGGCCGGAACTTCCAGGCCGGAAGAGACCACCCCGGCGCAGCCAAGGTCCAGGGCCCGCCTGGCCCGGCTGAGGACCAGATCCTGGGCCGAACATGCAAAGCCAAGATCATCAAGGTCTGCGGCATCCAGGCTGGTCAGGGCGGTGACGGCCAGGATCCGGGCCGGTCCTTTTGCCTCGCAGGCCGCTTGCAGCATGGCGTCGTTGCCGTGTACTGTGAGCAGGGAAACCTGGTGCTTCTGGGCCTGCTGCACAGCCTTGCGCACGGTCTGGGGGACGTCGAAGAACTTGAGGTCGAGCATGACCTCGGCATCCTGGTCCTGGATCCAGTGCACCAGCTCCCAGCCACCGGCCAGAAAGAGCTCCAGCCCGACCTTGAAAAAGCGGATTTGGGGCAAAAGGGTGCTGACCCAATCCTTGGCCAGTTGGGGGGAGTCCAGGTCCAAGGCGAATATGATTCGTTTGTCCAGGGAAATAGGTGTGCGCATTGCTGTCTCGCGGTCCTTGGGTCGCAGGATCTGGGGTGTGCCTGATTCACTTCGGAGCATATACCTGTATTGAGGTATTCTCAAGCCTACAGGCCGGGCTCAGGGGGCTGGACCGAAAAATGTGCGGGCCTGCCGCGAAAGGCACACAGAAGAGACGGCAAACTCTTATGTATGCAATTCCACTTTGTGGGGCGAAGAACCACAAATACGTTTCGCACCTCCGGCCATGGCTCTGTTTGCGGGGCCACGCTTCATGCCCAGGTGATTGTCCATGACCAAGACGAGAGGGCCGTTTGCCGATCTTTTGCCCTGGCAGTGGGCAGCACTCTTCGCCCTGTGCGGGGTATTCGCCCTGGAATACCCTGTGGCCGGAATAACTGCCGGGGCTTTGCTGGCTGGACTCATGTTCCTGGCCAGACCGCTGCCCCTTGCCCTGTCCTGGGCCCTGGCCGCATTTGTTCTGGGCACGCTCTGGGTCTGGCTGCATGCTCCGGGGACGCCGCCGTCCATGCCGGAGTGGATGAAAGACCGGACACAGGCCGAGGTCCGGGCCCGGGTGCACGCGGTCCGGTTCAAGCCGGAGAACAGGATCCAGATTCTGCTTTCCGACGTGCACTGCCGGGGCCAGGGGTTCGAGCAGGTCCTGCCGGGGATGACGGTCTTGACCTGGCAGGATCCGCCCCGCATCCCGGC
This region of Desulfovermiculus halophilus DSM 18834 genomic DNA includes:
- a CDS encoding AAA family ATPase; its protein translation is MHIVKLESENIKRLKAVSITPQGNMITIGGQNAQGKSSVLDSIAYALGGKRAVCDRPVRDGQDKARVVCELDDLVVTRTFTKSGGGTLTVSNKDGTRHTSPQRILDQLTGKLTFDPLEFCRMEPRAQVETLKALVGLDFTDMDRERQDLYDARTQVNRDIKKLRAALQDMPAHNDLPQKEITVSDLMTELKGRQEHNRANQAKRDEVHSLETRISKGQEYVTDLQSQIDELQRKLESAQGQLDQLQDSRDALQAEVDTLTDQDEQEILDRMENAQEINRKIQQERDRLRAHEEHGTLETRAQALTNEIQAIDQAKARALHEAHFPVHGLSFDDSGVLLNGLPFSQASQAEQLRVSVAMGFAQNPGLKVLLVRDGSLLDENSLNLLAGLAREYDGQVWIERVGEEDECVVVIEDGMVK
- a CDS encoding tyrosine-type recombinase/integrase, whose amino-acid sequence is MPYKRKRGSKIQWVGQIRIGDRRETRVFETKKKAKEWESERREELTNPEPPAETNQLEETIPSISCHKWATRYLSFCVRKYVPKVVSEKRNVFSRFNKAIGPDEDASALTLKQILAYMENQERSGHAINKDLKNLQAAYNWGIKYLGLKAPNPFALIDRLPEERVDRYVPPEAEFWKVYEKAKGQDKVLLLFFLHTAARRGEVYKLKWSDIDFWSRKIRLGTRKNKDSSMEYVWIPMTEILAETMEGHKKTALSSEHVFVQPSGRRKGQPYTENRGFPQDVCEKAKVKPFGCHAIRHLTASILAQNNVPMKVIQEILRHKKLSTTEGYVRGLESVRPHLELLKGGLKKKAVQKPSKKKKASGGVH
- the pyrF gene encoding orotidine-5'-phosphate decarboxylase, whose translation is MRTPISLDKRIIFALDLDSPQLAKDWVSTLLPQIRFFKVGLELFLAGGWELVHWIQDQDAEVMLDLKFFDVPQTVRKAVQQAQKHQVSLLTVHGNDAMLQAACEAKGPARILAVTALTSLDAADLDDLGFACSAQDLVLSRARRALDLGCAGVVSSGLEVPALREHLDDRLLVVVPGVRPVQNRPVDDQKRTVSAGQAIASGADHVVIGRPIRESPDPLDTVRRLQEEIAAAS